A region from the Criblamydia sequanensis CRIB-18 genome encodes:
- a CDS encoding D-sedoheptulose-7-phosphate isomerase: MREKIQASVKEAIRAAEKLSELESIAFLENSAIMIADCFESGGKIIIAGNGGSLCDAMHFAEELTGVFRNKRKALPAIALSEPGHLTCVGNDLGFDSVFSRGVEAYGKKEDIFIGLTTSGKSKNLLNAFKTAKELGLRTIAFLGKSGGPLKGEADLELIIDGFSFSDRIQEAHMAAIHILIEMVEEILFSSKEELMLCSSRS, translated from the coding sequence ATGAGAGAGAAAATTCAAGCTTCCGTTAAAGAAGCAATTCGAGCGGCAGAAAAACTTTCAGAGTTGGAATCCATCGCTTTTTTAGAAAATTCGGCTATTATGATTGCCGACTGTTTTGAAAGCGGCGGCAAAATTATCATTGCCGGCAATGGCGGAAGCCTATGCGACGCCATGCATTTCGCAGAAGAGCTTACCGGGGTTTTTCGAAATAAAAGAAAAGCTCTACCTGCAATCGCCCTCTCTGAGCCCGGTCATTTAACCTGTGTTGGAAATGACCTCGGGTTTGACTCTGTCTTTTCACGAGGCGTTGAAGCCTATGGAAAAAAAGAAGATATTTTCATAGGATTAACCACGAGCGGAAAGTCAAAAAATCTTTTGAATGCTTTTAAAACGGCAAAAGAGCTTGGACTTAGAACGATTGCTTTTCTTGGTAAATCAGGCGGCCCTTTAAAAGGAGAAGCCGATCTTGAGCTTATAATAGACGGTTTTTCTTTTTCAGACCGTATCCAGGAAGCTCATATGGCTGCCATTCATATCTTAATCGAGATGGTAGAGGAAATTCTTTTTTCTTCAAAAGAAGAGCTTATGCTTTGCAGCTCGAGAAGTTAA
- the lpxK gene encoding tetraacyldisaccharide 4'-kinase, with product MNNLLKSSIETWFKKTLEKKDSKKILFLLIFWPFSFLFKLGSLCFHYLYDKKFLTQESVNIPICSIGNIVLGGVGKTPIVLLLGQALEEKVPLAIISRGYHSSLEKANAPFLLSKDNGPVMSAHHAGDEPYFLATKLPKAKVIVGKNRVKAAELCQKCDTKLILLDDAMQHRRLKRDFEIVVLDSQNLFGYFRHFPCGLLRESPKGLRRANLIICNHTEENQNLDELKEKIKPFTKAPIVFTRYKMDPLQDIQTLNPIVLDKEPIAVFAAIGNPFRFKSMLEKEEFKIVNTFFLHDHAFVSRKLLDSFALKSKELGAKAIVVTEKDAVKINKNWKIALPIAVAPISTEIIQGKEIWDLTINHLLSLSLKKEMDPLKDNCFFTR from the coding sequence TTGAACAACTTACTTAAAAGCAGCATAGAGACCTGGTTTAAAAAGACGCTTGAAAAAAAAGATTCTAAAAAGATTTTATTTCTTTTGATTTTCTGGCCCTTTTCTTTTCTTTTCAAATTAGGAAGCCTTTGCTTTCATTACTTATACGATAAGAAATTCTTGACCCAAGAATCGGTTAACATTCCCATCTGCAGCATCGGAAATATTGTCTTAGGAGGGGTTGGCAAAACCCCTATCGTTTTATTGCTTGGCCAAGCTTTAGAGGAAAAAGTGCCTCTTGCAATTATTTCAAGGGGGTATCACTCCTCGCTTGAAAAAGCAAACGCCCCTTTTCTTTTATCTAAAGACAATGGGCCTGTCATGTCTGCCCATCATGCAGGCGATGAGCCTTATTTTCTCGCCACCAAACTGCCGAAAGCTAAAGTGATCGTCGGAAAAAATCGAGTAAAGGCGGCAGAGCTTTGCCAAAAATGCGACACAAAATTAATTCTTCTAGATGATGCCATGCAACATAGGAGACTAAAAAGAGATTTTGAAATCGTCGTTTTGGATAGTCAAAATTTATTCGGCTATTTTCGTCATTTTCCCTGCGGGCTTCTAAGGGAAAGTCCAAAGGGTCTAAGACGTGCCAATCTTATTATTTGCAACCACACGGAAGAAAATCAGAATTTAGATGAGCTTAAAGAAAAGATCAAACCTTTCACAAAAGCTCCCATCGTGTTTACAAGATACAAAATGGATCCTTTGCAAGACATTCAAACTTTAAACCCGATTGTCCTTGATAAAGAACCTATTGCCGTCTTTGCAGCCATCGGCAATCCCTTCAGATTCAAAAGCATGCTAGAAAAGGAAGAGTTTAAAATTGTAAATACCTTTTTCTTGCATGACCATGCTTTTGTTTCAAGGAAACTATTAGATTCTTTCGCTCTTAAATCAAAAGAGCTTGGTGCAAAAGCAATTGTCGTTACGGAAAAAGATGCTGTAAAAATTAATAAAAATTGGAAGATCGCTCTCCCAATAGCTGTAGCCCCTATTTCAACTGAAATTATTCAGGGAAAAGAAATATGGGATTTAACGATCAATC